In a single window of the Pedococcus dokdonensis genome:
- a CDS encoding NHL repeat-containing protein — protein MARRGWRGWTGAAGRAWEKGAVEVGAVAVAASLLVGAVAGQGLASVALDVADGLTWLPDNATGQVVQVNPSTGAPQARLQLGGAGSDLQINQRDGRLLVTDGATGQVSSINLATLLASGRRSAAPGGHTKLLVGAGRVYLVDLDQGSLRRVDPITLTDLGSELRVGKLADAVIDGGGTIWLAQADGRVVSVRWSDAADRFIGQQDHPVKGAGPGTRLVAHPRGVTAFGPDGGVVVQIGTNSDVAVALPDLRGDIEAASESPSSLVAAAATDLGRVVLLSGGQAHELSLSDLGCSAPQKPTVFGGKVYVPCGGAGRVVVLGPDGRRASPDILTADRQTPTLVVDDGRLVVSTPGAATGVVVDPNGASHTIKLKDETVPVRQVDTPPPPPVIPPVPPALVQPTPTPSASRPPESPKPTSTDRPQGSQGSGGSSGNGQGTGGDGPPVGTPSGTPTGSTPGSGPEAVTAVMATARSNGEVTVVWTPGPSKVDGYTVTPVGGGLSTSAPGDATTAQVIGLQAGRTVSFVVTAVKGRASTASRPSNEVTVAGGATPTPTPTPTPTPTPTPTPEPTPTPTPTPTPTPTPTPTPTPTTDQVPAAGAAVVTNVYESGYSIGDPIYAEIGGAWASHPGTCAIVKTVNGAAPVTVAMSGCGAQTVQVGTMMRMGKEYTIAVRATSVDGTRTADSATQTYYAEGTGSCYSAPASFVPEEGLPEGFLALEVISTPALPPCDCGGTTGRICPVTPSVGPAAGTVPGGTDGRFAWAGALFGGAALLRTLRLRGRGRVEGADDPTGRPAAYRPRPDLSGGRRP, from the coding sequence ATGGCACGTCGAGGTTGGCGAGGGTGGACCGGCGCAGCCGGACGAGCCTGGGAGAAGGGTGCCGTCGAGGTCGGCGCCGTCGCCGTGGCCGCGTCGCTGCTCGTGGGCGCCGTGGCCGGCCAGGGGCTCGCCAGCGTGGCGCTCGACGTCGCGGACGGTCTCACCTGGCTGCCCGACAACGCCACCGGACAGGTCGTCCAGGTCAACCCGAGCACGGGCGCTCCCCAGGCGCGGCTGCAGCTCGGCGGGGCCGGCAGCGACCTGCAGATCAACCAGCGCGACGGACGCCTCCTCGTCACCGACGGGGCCACCGGTCAGGTGAGCTCGATCAACCTCGCGACGTTGCTGGCCAGTGGTCGGCGCTCAGCCGCGCCCGGCGGCCACACCAAGCTCCTCGTCGGCGCAGGACGGGTCTACCTCGTCGACCTCGACCAGGGCTCGCTGCGACGGGTCGACCCGATCACCCTCACCGACCTGGGCAGCGAGCTGCGGGTCGGCAAGCTGGCCGACGCGGTCATCGACGGAGGCGGCACGATCTGGCTCGCGCAGGCCGACGGCCGGGTCGTCTCGGTGCGCTGGTCCGACGCGGCGGACCGCTTCATCGGCCAGCAGGACCACCCCGTGAAGGGCGCCGGCCCCGGCACGCGGCTGGTGGCCCACCCGCGGGGGGTCACGGCCTTCGGACCGGACGGCGGGGTGGTCGTGCAGATCGGCACGAACTCCGACGTCGCCGTCGCCCTGCCCGACCTGCGTGGTGACATCGAGGCCGCCTCGGAGTCGCCGTCCTCGCTGGTCGCTGCCGCCGCGACCGACCTCGGCCGGGTGGTGCTGCTCTCCGGCGGCCAGGCGCACGAGCTCAGCCTGAGCGACCTCGGCTGCTCGGCCCCGCAGAAGCCCACCGTGTTCGGGGGCAAGGTCTACGTGCCGTGCGGGGGCGCCGGGCGCGTCGTCGTGCTCGGCCCCGACGGACGACGGGCCTCCCCTGACATCCTCACCGCGGACCGCCAGACCCCCACCCTGGTCGTGGACGACGGGCGCCTCGTCGTCTCGACGCCCGGTGCGGCCACCGGTGTCGTCGTGGACCCGAACGGCGCCAGCCACACCATCAAGCTCAAGGACGAGACCGTCCCGGTGCGCCAGGTCGACACGCCCCCGCCGCCGCCGGTGATCCCGCCGGTGCCGCCGGCCCTGGTGCAACCCACCCCCACCCCGTCCGCCTCGCGACCGCCGGAGTCGCCCAAGCCGACGAGCACCGACCGGCCGCAGGGCTCGCAGGGTTCCGGCGGCAGCTCGGGCAACGGCCAGGGCACTGGCGGCGACGGGCCGCCGGTCGGCACGCCCTCGGGCACCCCCACCGGCTCCACCCCGGGCAGCGGTCCCGAGGCCGTCACCGCTGTCATGGCCACCGCACGCAGCAACGGCGAGGTCACCGTCGTCTGGACCCCCGGCCCCAGCAAGGTCGACGGCTACACCGTCACCCCGGTGGGCGGCGGGCTCAGCACCTCCGCCCCCGGCGATGCCACGACGGCCCAGGTCATCGGGCTCCAGGCCGGCCGCACCGTCTCCTTCGTGGTCACGGCGGTCAAGGGGCGGGCTTCGACGGCGTCGCGTCCCAGCAACGAGGTGACCGTCGCCGGAGGCGCCACCCCGACGCCCACGCCCACCCCGACGCCCACCCCCACACCGACGCCCACTCCTGAGCCGACGCCGACCCCCACACCCACACCGACTCCCACTCCGACTCCCACTCCGACACCGACCCCCACGACCGACCAGGTGCCCGCGGCGGGGGCCGCCGTCGTGACGAACGTCTACGAGTCCGGCTACAGCATCGGCGACCCGATCTACGCCGAGATCGGCGGCGCCTGGGCGAGCCACCCCGGCACCTGCGCGATCGTCAAGACCGTCAACGGCGCTGCTCCCGTCACCGTCGCCATGAGTGGCTGCGGCGCCCAGACCGTGCAGGTCGGCACGATGATGCGGATGGGCAAGGAGTACACCATCGCGGTCCGTGCCACGAGCGTCGACGGCACGCGCACCGCTGACTCCGCGACCCAGACCTACTACGCCGAGGGCACCGGATCCTGTTACAGCGCACCGGCATCCTTCGTCCCGGAGGAAGGGCTGCCTGAGGGCTTCCTTGCCCTCGAGGTGATCTCGACGCCCGCCCTGCCGCCCTGCGACTGCGGTGGCACCACCGGTCGGATCTGCCCGGTGACCCCGTCGGTCGGCCCCGCTGCGGGCACGGTCCCGGGTGGCACCGACGGCCGCTTCGCCTGGGCCGGGGCGCTCTTCGGTGGGGCCGCCCTGCTCCGCACGCTCCGGCTGCGAGGTCGGGGACGGGTCGAGGGCGCGGACGACCCGACCGGCCGCCCCGCGGCATACCGACCACGACCCGACCTGTCCGGAGGCCGACGACCATGA
- a CDS encoding AAA family ATPase: protein MTTTAGAAPMTEAEVAAFRQLHSQVVDAVEGAVHGKRAVVELVVMTMFAGGHVLLEDVPGTGKTTLARAVAGALGGKSSRVQFTPDLLPSDVTGTTVYDQHSGEIRFREGPVFSHVVLADEINRAAAKTQSALLEVMEEHTVTVDGVPHPVPTPFLVVATQNPVDLDGTYRLPEAQLDRFMIRTTIGYPDSEFEIGVLRPGTGAGNVSAVATVTDPETVARHTEQLARLHVADEILRYVRALGAATRADARLRMGASTRGLRSLVRAAQVHAAAQGRHFVVPNDVQRLAGPVLSHRVIVHRDVAVGGTTGADVVGEIVETTAVPRPSAG, encoded by the coding sequence ATGACCACGACCGCGGGAGCCGCTCCCATGACCGAGGCGGAGGTCGCGGCGTTCCGCCAGCTGCACAGCCAGGTCGTCGACGCCGTCGAGGGCGCCGTCCACGGCAAGCGCGCCGTGGTCGAGCTCGTCGTGATGACGATGTTCGCGGGCGGTCACGTGCTGCTCGAGGACGTGCCCGGCACCGGCAAGACCACGCTCGCCCGCGCGGTCGCGGGGGCGCTCGGGGGCAAGTCGAGCCGCGTGCAGTTCACCCCCGACCTGCTCCCGAGCGATGTCACCGGCACCACGGTGTACGACCAGCACTCCGGCGAGATCCGGTTCCGCGAGGGCCCCGTCTTCAGCCACGTCGTCCTGGCCGACGAGATCAACCGGGCCGCCGCCAAGACCCAGTCGGCGCTGCTGGAGGTGATGGAGGAGCACACCGTCACCGTCGACGGGGTCCCCCACCCCGTGCCCACGCCGTTCCTCGTCGTCGCGACCCAGAACCCCGTGGACCTGGACGGCACCTACCGTCTCCCCGAGGCCCAGCTCGACCGGTTCATGATCCGCACGACGATCGGCTACCCCGACAGCGAGTTCGAGATCGGGGTGCTGCGCCCGGGGACCGGGGCCGGCAACGTCTCGGCCGTCGCCACGGTCACCGACCCCGAGACCGTCGCGCGCCACACCGAGCAGCTCGCCCGGCTGCACGTCGCCGACGAGATCCTGCGCTATGTCAGGGCGCTCGGCGCCGCCACGCGGGCCGACGCGCGGCTGCGGATGGGGGCCAGCACCCGTGGCTTGCGCTCCCTCGTGCGGGCCGCGCAGGTGCACGCCGCGGCGCAGGGTCGGCACTTCGTCGTCCCCAATGACGTGCAGCGGCTGGCCGGACCGGTGCTCTCGCACCGCGTGATCGTGCACCGCGACGTGGCCGTCGGCGGGACCACCGGCGCTGACGTCGTGGGCGAGATCGTCGAGACCACCGCGGTGCCGCGGCCCAGCGCGGGCTGA
- a CDS encoding DUF58 domain-containing protein, whose product MSAGYPTVRGLGLALLALEVVSLASVLLRLPVSVHRTIAPSRVARLDPCQGRLALTSSSGRFGVSLDAQDRVGGRPVDIDVPWLAPGETREVVFDLPTERMGRLAIGPMTLRRNGFAGLWLRVMDLGDTRDLLVTPQLHRCTGVPSGLTRGHAGADERVERGGTDLTGLREYVPGDDLRRLHWATTARTGTLMIREDSDPSRAHLTVLVDDSPASTREPGDLDEMADVAASLLRAAVADGNPCRLVSISGRADVDLPAGIGVAVDPVGVLEPALVALCDLAAEIGPQQPAIPALHGTDVLVVVGSRHSDRTRLATIAGGLRPTLLLVDPTAEAPITWAAGAATLSGARARDVLATWDAVRS is encoded by the coding sequence GTGTCGGCTGGTTACCCCACCGTGCGCGGGCTCGGCCTGGCCCTGCTCGCCCTCGAGGTGGTCAGCCTCGCGAGCGTCCTGCTGCGGCTGCCCGTCTCCGTGCACCGGACGATCGCGCCGTCGAGGGTGGCGCGGCTCGACCCGTGCCAGGGCCGGCTCGCCCTGACCAGCTCGTCCGGGCGGTTCGGAGTCAGCCTCGACGCGCAGGACCGGGTCGGTGGGCGCCCGGTCGACATCGACGTGCCCTGGCTCGCGCCAGGAGAGACGCGCGAGGTCGTCTTCGACCTCCCCACCGAACGCATGGGCCGCCTCGCCATCGGCCCGATGACGCTGCGCCGCAACGGTTTTGCGGGGTTGTGGCTCCGCGTCATGGATCTCGGCGACACCCGCGACCTCCTCGTCACGCCTCAGCTGCACCGTTGCACGGGCGTGCCCTCGGGCCTCACCCGCGGACATGCCGGGGCCGACGAACGCGTCGAGCGGGGCGGCACCGACCTCACCGGCCTGCGCGAGTACGTCCCCGGCGACGACCTCCGTCGGCTGCACTGGGCCACGACGGCGCGCACCGGCACCCTGATGATCCGCGAGGACAGCGACCCGTCCCGCGCCCACCTCACCGTCCTCGTCGACGACTCCCCGGCCAGCACCCGCGAGCCGGGCGACCTCGACGAGATGGCCGACGTCGCCGCCAGCCTGCTGCGCGCCGCGGTGGCCGACGGCAACCCGTGTCGGCTCGTCTCGATCAGCGGTCGGGCCGACGTCGACCTGCCCGCCGGCATCGGGGTGGCGGTCGACCCGGTCGGGGTGCTCGAGCCGGCCCTGGTCGCCCTGTGCGACCTGGCCGCCGAGATCGGTCCGCAGCAGCCCGCGATCCCCGCCCTGCACGGCACCGATGTGCTCGTGGTGGTCGGTAGCCGGCACAGCGACCGCACCCGCCTCGCGACCATCGCCGGTGGTCTGCGGCCGACACTGCTGCTCGTCGACCCGACTGCCGAGGCGCCCATCACGTGGGCGGCAGGCGCAGCCACCCTGTCGGGCGCCCGGGCCCGCGACGTGCTGGCGACCTGGGACGCGGTGCGGTCGTGA
- a CDS encoding DUF3488 and transglutaminase-like domain-containing protein — protein sequence MTRPLAARLLWCVALLTTAALAFTPAYSGRLLGLPVLAPLVVLATCVAGLLAVATAALRLPRWSAALATSILTTVALSLATPDLLDALPRLLTAPRPAPAAAAYLAPVLAVVFVLSVVATLAETRARASAGVPVAVAAALYLLAALLTAGRADGSGLLALVLLVTAVGGWTLLPRSADGGVTRSPRRPRGAAVRAGVAALAAAAVVAPLAALGSPGADAFEPRSLVHTPRQEAQVLSPLPMLPVWADQSDLPLVRVDGTAPGRLVLAVLPDFDGATWSNRGRFTVPGAEPVADLPAGADQLPYSVTVHVDTLTGGWVPSAGHPTSIDLDDLRVDADSGALVSLGGLREGQSYRLSGRVGAADDATLAAAAVPTQALAARYLRTPQLPRAFGDYARTGVAKATSRLEQAVALEELVRSGRAFSPKAPSGSSYAQLTQFLFPSRGSSIGTSEQFAASYVVLARSIGLPSRLVVGLQVPSGASSPVTLTGGDVLAWPEVYFSDLGWVPFDPTPTQTGAARSAPRQEVLDRLGESAKPADDGTDALRPGPGPGAGEEGQRPSVTHRLALLGSGLGALVLLGLLVLAVGRTRRRTRLRRLGALGAWQHQVDALVLAGTPPRGPESAADVTARITATHPRLAESGLPVSLLERAERAAYAPTTPDAHTSPPPAAPGSDDSWAQAVAITTAIRRAAPWWRRAVWHLDPRVLRGRRSR from the coding sequence GTGACCCGTCCCCTGGCTGCCCGGCTGCTCTGGTGCGTCGCCCTCCTGACGACGGCCGCACTCGCCTTCACGCCCGCCTACTCCGGGCGCCTCCTCGGGCTCCCCGTCCTCGCCCCGCTCGTGGTCCTGGCGACGTGCGTCGCCGGTCTGCTCGCGGTCGCCACTGCCGCCCTGCGGCTGCCGCGCTGGAGCGCCGCCCTGGCCACCTCGATCCTCACGACGGTGGCGCTCTCCCTCGCCACCCCCGACCTGCTCGACGCCCTGCCCCGCCTGCTCACCGCGCCGCGCCCGGCACCGGCCGCCGCGGCATACCTGGCTCCGGTGCTGGCCGTCGTGTTCGTGCTGTCCGTCGTCGCCACCCTCGCCGAGACCCGCGCCCGCGCCTCGGCGGGCGTGCCGGTCGCCGTGGCGGCCGCCCTCTACCTCCTCGCCGCGCTGCTCACCGCCGGCCGCGCCGACGGATCCGGCCTGCTCGCCCTGGTCCTCCTCGTCACCGCCGTCGGTGGCTGGACCCTCCTGCCCCGGTCTGCCGACGGCGGGGTCACCCGGTCCCCGCGCCGACCCCGGGGTGCGGCGGTGCGGGCAGGTGTCGCGGCGCTCGCCGCCGCCGCCGTCGTGGCCCCGCTCGCCGCGCTCGGGAGCCCTGGTGCCGACGCGTTCGAGCCGCGCAGCCTGGTGCACACCCCGCGGCAGGAGGCGCAGGTGCTCAGCCCCCTGCCGATGCTGCCCGTCTGGGCGGACCAGAGCGACCTGCCCCTGGTGCGGGTCGACGGCACCGCGCCGGGTCGGCTGGTGCTCGCGGTGCTGCCGGACTTCGACGGGGCGACGTGGAGCAACCGCGGACGGTTCACCGTCCCGGGCGCAGAGCCGGTCGCCGACCTGCCGGCGGGGGCCGACCAGCTCCCCTACTCCGTGACCGTGCACGTCGACACGCTCACCGGGGGCTGGGTCCCGTCGGCCGGTCACCCCACGAGCATCGACCTCGACGACCTGCGGGTCGACGCCGACTCGGGCGCCCTGGTCAGCCTGGGCGGGTTGCGGGAGGGCCAGTCCTACCGCCTCTCGGGCCGGGTGGGTGCCGCCGACGACGCCACCCTCGCAGCCGCAGCCGTGCCCACGCAGGCGCTCGCCGCGCGCTACCTGCGGACCCCGCAGCTGCCTCGCGCCTTCGGCGACTACGCACGGACCGGGGTGGCGAAGGCGACCTCGCGGCTGGAGCAGGCCGTGGCGCTCGAGGAGCTGGTGCGCTCGGGACGGGCCTTCAGCCCCAAGGCCCCCAGCGGGTCGTCCTACGCCCAGCTCACCCAGTTCCTCTTTCCCAGCAGGGGCAGCTCGATCGGCACGAGCGAGCAGTTCGCCGCGTCCTACGTCGTGCTGGCGCGGTCGATCGGGCTCCCCTCCCGGCTGGTGGTCGGCCTCCAGGTGCCGTCGGGTGCGAGCAGTCCCGTGACCCTCACCGGCGGTGACGTGCTGGCCTGGCCCGAGGTGTACTTCAGCGACCTCGGCTGGGTGCCCTTCGACCCGACCCCCACGCAGACCGGCGCGGCCCGCAGCGCACCTCGGCAGGAGGTGCTCGACCGCCTCGGCGAGTCGGCGAAGCCTGCCGACGACGGCACCGACGCCCTGCGCCCGGGCCCCGGCCCCGGTGCCGGGGAGGAGGGCCAGCGCCCTTCGGTGACCCACCGCCTGGCGCTGCTGGGCTCCGGGCTCGGAGCGCTGGTGCTCCTCGGCCTGCTGGTCCTCGCAGTCGGTCGCACCCGACGGCGCACCCGGTTGCGGCGGCTCGGGGCACTGGGAGCGTGGCAGCACCAGGTCGACGCACTGGTCCTGGCCGGCACCCCGCCCAGGGGGCCCGAGTCGGCCGCCGACGTCACCGCCCGGATCACCGCGACGCACCCCCGGCTCGCCGAGTCAGGCCTGCCGGTGAGCCTGCTCGAGCGGGCCGAGCGGGCTGCCTACGCCCCCACCACCCCGGACGCCCACACCAGCCCCCCGCCAGCTGCCCCGGGGTCCGACGACTCCTGGGCGCAGGCGGTCGCGATCACGACGGCGATCCGCCGAGCCGCTCCCTGGTGGCGCAGGGCCGTCTGGCACCTCGACCCCCGGGTGCTGCGGGGCAGACGGTCGCGCTGA
- a CDS encoding serine/threonine-protein kinase translates to MSEGVHGSSVPDSAWAPPAPASGEVGIGLAGYSDFVEIARGGDSVVYRARQNALDRHVAVKTVDVEASSSGARFSRELEITLGLGRQHPHIVTVLDTGTTADGRAAIVMEYHELGSLHDRLAATGPLPVADVVKAASAVADALDFAHSHGVLHRDVKPQNVLVLPTSYVLADFGIARMADAGHTASLERFSYRHASPQVLDGRPPTAADDIWSLGSTVFTLLDGRAPFATDDPADDTALAYLGRVRRGERRVLRRDDVPPSLAELLDGCLSADPAQRPSMAVLRQQLGVLSSEQWAWQPGAAPTRADPAPAPLPVAPAAPVADRAVPAADPASVEAPAAAAAAAAASSVEAPAAAAAAAAAPASSVEAPAVPTGADPAAVHAEAVPPGTPGGPVEPPAPAALATAQPLPATSAMAHLAPERADRAERADRAGPASTDAEPTGRAPLDADATGDAGRPPAGAVDGAGGHDGDGSRSRFRVLAVAVVALLLGLTVGIVAKVAGGSGGTPAASSTTKVTAAPVPTVSTAPTGSVTSQAYDIGNPDLAPTDLQLTDKGSALELTWKDQTGGRAQFLVVDVTGGRQNNVVQVAKGSTSFSLEGLDPAATKVCVQVAALVFVDGVQDGGATAPACVQRN, encoded by the coding sequence ATGAGTGAGGGGGTCCACGGCTCGAGCGTGCCCGACAGCGCGTGGGCGCCCCCTGCGCCCGCGTCGGGCGAGGTCGGCATCGGGCTGGCCGGCTACAGCGACTTCGTCGAGATCGCCCGCGGTGGCGACAGCGTGGTCTACCGAGCCAGGCAGAACGCGCTCGACCGGCACGTGGCCGTCAAGACCGTCGACGTCGAGGCGTCCTCGAGCGGCGCACGGTTCAGCCGCGAGCTCGAGATCACGCTCGGGCTCGGGCGCCAGCACCCCCACATCGTCACCGTCCTCGACACCGGCACGACCGCCGACGGCCGGGCGGCGATCGTGATGGAGTACCACGAGCTCGGCTCGCTGCACGACCGCCTGGCCGCCACCGGGCCCCTGCCGGTGGCCGACGTGGTCAAGGCGGCCTCGGCCGTCGCCGACGCCCTCGACTTCGCGCACAGCCACGGCGTCCTGCACCGGGACGTCAAACCCCAGAACGTGCTGGTGCTGCCCACGTCCTACGTGCTCGCCGACTTCGGGATCGCGCGGATGGCCGACGCGGGTCACACCGCATCGCTCGAGCGGTTCTCCTACCGGCACGCCTCGCCGCAGGTGCTCGACGGCCGGCCCCCGACGGCAGCCGACGACATCTGGTCGCTGGGCTCCACCGTGTTCACCCTGCTCGACGGGCGGGCTCCGTTCGCCACCGACGACCCGGCCGACGACACGGCGCTGGCGTACCTCGGGCGGGTGCGCCGCGGCGAGCGGCGGGTGCTGCGCCGCGACGACGTGCCGCCCTCGCTGGCCGAGCTGCTCGACGGCTGCCTGTCGGCCGACCCGGCGCAGCGACCCTCGATGGCGGTCCTGCGCCAGCAGCTGGGGGTGCTGTCGAGCGAGCAGTGGGCGTGGCAGCCCGGGGCCGCACCCACCCGGGCCGACCCCGCGCCGGCCCCGCTGCCCGTGGCTCCGGCAGCCCCGGTGGCTGACCGCGCCGTACCCGCCGCCGATCCTGCCTCGGTCGAGGCTCCGGCAGCCGCAGCCGCAGCCGCAGCCGCTTCCTCGGTCGAGGCTCCCGCAGCCGCAGCCGCAGCCGCAGCCGCACCCGCTTCCTCGGTCGAGGCTCCCGCTGTCCCGACCGGGGCCGACCCGGCCGCCGTCCACGCGGAGGCAGTGCCACCCGGCACGCCCGGTGGTCCCGTCGAGCCGCCAGCTCCCGCAGCCCTCGCCACCGCCCAGCCGTTGCCCGCCACGTCGGCGATGGCTCATCTCGCACCCGAGCGCGCCGACCGGGCCGAGCGGGCCGACCGGGCCGGGCCTGCGAGCACGGACGCCGAGCCGACCGGTCGGGCGCCGCTGGACGCCGACGCGACGGGGGACGCGGGGCGCCCACCGGCCGGCGCGGTCGACGGTGCCGGTGGCCACGACGGGGACGGGTCCCGGTCCCGGTTCCGGGTGCTCGCGGTCGCGGTGGTCGCGCTCCTGCTCGGCCTGACCGTCGGGATCGTCGCGAAGGTCGCCGGTGGCTCCGGGGGAACGCCCGCAGCGAGCAGCACCACGAAGGTCACCGCCGCCCCGGTGCCGACCGTCTCGACGGCGCCGACCGGCTCGGTGACCAGCCAGGCCTACGACATCGGCAACCCCGACCTGGCCCCCACTGACCTGCAGCTCACCGACAAGGGGTCGGCGCTCGAGCTCACCTGGAAGGACCAGACCGGTGGCCGGGCGCAGTTCCTCGTCGTCGACGTGACCGGCGGCCGGCAGAACAACGTGGTCCAGGTCGCGAAGGGCTCGACGTCGTTCAGCCTCGAGGGACTCGACCCGGCGGCCACGAAGGTCTGCGTGCAGGTCGCCGCCCTGGTGTTCGTGGACGGCGTGCAGGACGGCGGAGCCACCGCGCCCGCCTGTGTCCAGCGCAACTGA